A segment of the Corylus avellana chromosome ca2, CavTom2PMs-1.0 genome:
tcaaatacaaacaaaaataaaaaaacaactagaaactaaaaatccaaTCATGAGAATTAAGCCCACACACCGATCTACTCTATCTTCAACCTGAACGCAATGACAATAAATCCATCCACAACCCGAAGGCcaagacaaacaaaataaaaattaaaaaacaaaaaccccacaagcaaCAGCGAAAGAGCACAACATCGTAGATAGCCTTTTGGAAGACACACCTTGGCCAAAGAAAACGATACTGTTATTTAACTGTGCAGTGAAGGTGGCATTTGTATTAGATTCCCTAATTCCtgctatatatattttcttattgtttaaTAAGATATAATACTCTAGAATATTGGAAGATCATCTTCCACTACGAGCAGAGATAATTGTTTGCTTTTCTCATTCACGCGAATCTACCACAAAAATACAACATAAAcggataaaaaataataaatttaattatttaattaatattaaattaaatacaataaaattgaGCCTAAATCCTGATCCATGTGATGAGAAAGGTTAGAAACTCAAgctaaaaaagaaaggaaaattacagttgatagcattttttaatttgaatatcaaagtttcaatATTTGTAATCTATcctcacaaagtttcaatttttttcaatttgaccaatattattccaaaattctcatatttcccataatttttattttttttattctttatgaaaaaaaaaaaaaaaaattgaggatgCAAAAATGGTCAGTTGGCCATAACCatcctgaattttttttttaatttttataaaaaataaaaaaataataataaaaattaggggcaatatgaaaagttttagagacaattggtcaaattgtaaaaatttgaaactttgagaggtgaattgcaaaaattaaaattttggtgtttgaattgtAAAACATTATCAACTTTGagggataaactgtaattttcttaaaaaagaacTAATCAATTTACAGAACTAATCAATTTACATGCATCTCGATCGATTACCCACAAATCCAATATGTACATAAAGGATTTACATTCCAACTTCTACATAACACGATCCATGTCCTCACTAATTTTCAATCTCGACcaaaaaatgtgagaaaatatctataaaattcACATGTAATAAAAGCTTTTTTAACAATTCGGGCACCTCTATCCCTATATACAATGACATATATTCCAATTAATTAACCTTGGTGATGACGGCTAATTGACCTCGGGAATACTTTGCAGGGCAGGCCTCCACGGCCGTTGATGCTCATCATATCTATCAGCAGAGTCCATCAAACGAGACAGAATTTGTTTCGTAGACAACCCTTGCATGTCAGCTCTTCCTACCAACTCCTCCAGCTCCTTTTTTGTAATCGTGATCTTCACCTCTCTTGTTCCTGCAGTGCTGGTATTGGTAGAAGAGGAAGACAAAGAAAACGCTCCCGTTTCAACTCCCAGCAGCCTATGCCTTTCCACGTTGCATGcattgtcatcatcatcatcttcaaaaGAGTTCTTCGACGTCAGAGAACCCCAATCATCCCCGGCCCAGACCACCGACGACCCAGATTGACGCCTTAAACAGTTTCCCATTTTTCTTGTGCTTCtctggaaagagagagagagatctggAAGCTGGAGAGGTTCGTGTATTTATACATGGAAGCAATTTAGGTTCCGAGAAACAGAGGGCACGTCAGATGACTGTGTCTCTCTTACGTGGCAATCTAACGGGGCGGTTGGTTGACCAAATAACACCAAATGAAATGGTTAATACTTAATAATATTCTAGTTTGACTTTTCAGTGTGAAATGGATAAAAGAGAGCATCTTCTTGAACAGATCTGTGTGAACACAGATACGCAAATGGTATCTTTGACTTGGTTCTATTTCATAATAGTCCATGCCTTCACCTGTGCGCTCAGTTTTATTTGCATAGAcgaattttatttcttcttgaATCTTAAGCttgcaattgtttttttctcggaaaaaaaaatcatatttagtctaagtttttttatttgatttgtatttagtttttgggttccaatttgaataataaaagtCTTAGATTTTGCCAATTCATGCCTatgtaatgttaaaaattatatttttatctaattaCTATCATATTATGATGATGTGTCAATGCCGAACGACATTTGAATttgtctttgttaaaaaaaataaaaattgaagggtaaattTGCATAGTAAAACAATGAGGAGATAACAATGTAGTTCATAACATTAGGAGTGGTAATTAGTATTCGCGTGTCGCAGTGGCGAAGTTAGACAACTCATATTGGGGGtgtcgttaaaatttttttggcatcctaaaattttctccaccttaaaaatttggtaattcacacaatatatgcatcacaaaaaaaatatctataaaagtttataaatatgtgctcaaattgatatattagagaTGTAACATGTCGgcattatatatatcaaaaaaataaataaaattaagtgtTTAGAACTACACTTTATggtctcttagaagtacaaaattataaagtatcgaatctaaatcgaaacTCTCAGCAAGttaaatcaatcaattcatAAACCTAAAGTGTATTtatgaacctaaaattttcaagttaaatcacgACCTCGTAAGaaacaatcaaagtttataaacattaaacaacaaaataaacaatcgTATGGATATTAAAGTTTACCATACATACGTATtaaataaggattttttttggttactaTACATATGTATTAAGTTTCGGCATTAATAAAGTTTACTATACACAGCAGCATCCAaggaatttctttc
Coding sequences within it:
- the LOC132172945 gene encoding uncharacterized protein LOC132172945: MGNCLRRQSGSSVVWAGDDWGSLTSKNSFEDDDDDNACNVERHRLLGVETGAFSLSSSSTNTSTAGTREVKITITKKELEELVGRADMQGLSTKQILSRLMDSADRYDEHQRPWRPALQSIPEVN